The Seriola aureovittata isolate HTS-2021-v1 ecotype China chromosome 2, ASM2101889v1, whole genome shotgun sequence genome has a segment encoding these proteins:
- the hyal1 gene encoding hyaluronidase-1, whose amino-acid sequence MGSFCPEALLFLNLISLVSGLEVGTSSFSQVPFLTVWNAPTASCLSRYGVDLNLGTFNIVQNQNQIFMGENITIFYDEKLGLYPRYSQGEAINGGVPQNASLDEHLRVAAEDIRKYIPDRDFQGLAVIDWESWRPIWERNWDSKEVYWEASRALVRSRHPDWSPAKINAEARVKFEEAGRNFMEETLKLGQEKRPNGLWGYYGFPSCYNYYDKSTQYTGKCPPVEIKRNNELFWMWNSSSALYPDIYLSLEQRGLGREVLLYAHYRILEAMRVGAQVTPSSPPVFPYARIVYTYTLDFLSQEHLVYTIGESAALGSAGVVLWGNHAFAESQATCNAVKSYIDDFLGPYLVNVTSAATMCSQSVCSSKGRCQRRDSKSSAYLHLDPAVWKVVSPDGGKNYRVLGQMSAHETTFMKSEFQCKCFPGWGGENCSEPVQG is encoded by the exons ATGGGTTCCTTTTGTCCCGAAGCCCTGTTGTTCTTAAATCTGATCAGCCTTGTTTCAGGGCTGGAGGTGGGAACATCATCTTTCTCCCAGGTGCCTTTCCTCACTGTGTGGAACGCCCCCACTGCCAGCTGCCTCTCTCGGTATGGTGTGGACCTCAACTTGGGGACCTTCAACATCGTCCAGAACCAAAACCAAATCTTCATGGGGGAAAACATAACCATCTTTTATGATGAAAAGCTCGGTTTGTATCCTAGATACAGCCAAGGAGAGGCCATTAATGGCGGAGTCCCGCAGAACGCCAGTCTTGATGAGCACCTCCGAGTTGCCGCTGAAGATATCCGCAAATATATCCCTGACAGGGATTTCCAGGGCCTTGCTGTGATAGACTGGGAGAGCTGGAGACCTATATGGGAGAGAAACTGGGATAGTAAGGAGGTGTACTGGGAGGCATCAAGAGCACTAGTGAGGTCCAGGCATCCGGACTGGAGCCCTGCAAAGATAAACGCTGAAGCCAGGGTGAAGTTTGAGGAAGCAGGGAGGAACTTCatggaggaaacactgaaactgGGGCAGGAGAAAAGACCCAATGGGTTGTGGGGCTACTATGGTTTTCCCAGCTGCTACAACTATTATGACAAAAGCACACAATACACAGGGAAGTGTCCACCTGTGGAGATAAAGAGGAACAACGAGCTGTTCTGGATGTGGAacagctcctctgctctgtATCCTGACATCTACCTTAGCCTCGAGCAGCGAGGCCTCGGCAGAGAAGTGCTCCTCTACGCTCACTACCGCATCCTGGAGGCCATGAGAGTGGGAGCTCAGGTCACTCCATCATCACCACCTGTTTTCCCCTACGCTCGCATCGTCTACACCTACACATTAgatttcctctctcag GAGCACTTGGTCTACACCATCGGGGAAAGTGCTGCTTTAGGATCTGCTGGGGTGGTCCTCTGGGGCAACCACGCTTTCGCTGAATCTCAG GCAACATGCAACGCTGTCAAATCCTACATCGATGACTTCCTGGGTCCTTACCTGGTGAATGTAACATCAGCGGCCACTATGTGCAGCCAGAGTGTGTGTTCCTCTAAGGGAAGATGTCAGAGGAGGGACTCGAAGTCATCGGCCTACCTCCATCTCGACCCTGCTGTGTGGAAGGTGGTGTCTCCAGATGGGGGGAAGAACTACAGAGTTTTGGGACAGATGAGTGCACACGAGACAACATTCATGAAGTCTGAGTTTCAGTGCAAATGTTTCCCAGGGTGGGGTGGTGAGAACTGCTCCGAGCCAGTTCAGGGATAA
- the hyal2a gene encoding hyaluronidase-2: protein MLHWTLCDCKVLLLIVLLWDCLCALGLKPTRWPLYSQKPLLLAWNAPTEDCAPRHGIHFQLDQFQIVASPNEAFVKQNLTIFYKDRLGLYPYFEQDETPVNGGLPQVASLSQHLAKMPESVRKYIRESGAKGLAVIDWEEWRPLWIRNWENKDVYRRHSRELVRQKNPTWSPEQVGKVAQQEFEMSARKFMLGTLKQAKNLMPNQLWGFYLFPDCYNHDYRRTLENYTGRCPDVEVARNEQLKWLWTESTALFPSIYMGTVLRSSASGRQFVRNRVKEGMRLASSGDGLARPVFVYTRPTYANSMEQLTETDLVSTIGESVALGAAGIILWGEAGYASSKNSCSDLAAYLQGPLSKYLFNVSTAAEQCSKTLCGSHGRCLRKNPDSDVYLHLNSGSHSITRVEGKLTVTGEAATTSFQTDFQCQCYSGYQGEGCDQTDPLHQRGTATQSMASALQCVILLIISLILC from the exons ATGTTGCACTGGACTCTGTGTGACTGTAAGGTGCTGTTGCTGATTGTTCTACTGTGGGACTGCCTCTGTGCTCTGGGACTGAAACCCACAAGATGGCCGCTGTATTCCCAAAAGCCTTTGCTCCTTGCTTGGAATGCCCCGACTGAGGACTGTGCCCCAAGGCATGGCATTCATTTTCAGCTCGACCAATTCCAGATCGTGGCCTCACCCAATGAGGCCTTTGTCAAGCAGAACCTCACCATCTTCTATAAGGACCGCCTGGGCTTGTACCCCTACTTTGAGCAAGATGAAACACCAGTGAACGGGGGACTGCCACAGGTGGCCAGCCTCTCACAGCACCTGGCGAAGATGCCGGAGAGTGTGCGGAAGTATATACGTGAATCAGGGGCCAAGGGCCTGGCAGTTATTGACTGGGAGGAGTGGCGCCCACTCTGGATACGTAACTGGGAAAACAAAGATGTTTACCGCAGACATTCTCGTGAGTTGGTGCGCCAGAAGAACCCAACATGGTCTCCAGAGCAGGTGGGAAAAGTAGCCCAGCAGGAGTTTGAGATGTCCGCTAGAAAGTTCATGCTCGGGACTCTCAAGCAAGCCAAGAACCTGATGCCCAACCAGTTGTGGGGGTTCTACCTGTTCCCTGACTGCTACAACCACGACTACAGGCGCACTCTGGAGAACTACACAGGGCGCTGTCCTGATGTGGAGGTGGCTCGCAACGAGCAGCTGAAATGGTTGTGGACTGAGAGCACGgccctctttccctccatctacATGGGCACTGTGCTGCGCTCCTCGGCATCCGGACGGCAGTTCGTCCGGAACCGAGTGAAGGAGGGGATGCGTTTGGCATCATCAGGCGATGGGTTGGCACGTCCTGTCTTTGTGTACACCCGGCCCACCTACGCCAACTCCATGGAACAGCTGACTGAG ACTGACCTTGTCTCCACCATCGGGGAGAGTGTGGCTTTGGGAGCAGCTGGAATCATCCTGTGGGGAGAGGCAGGCTATGCAAGCAGCAAA aACAGCTGTTCCGACCTCGCTGCGTATCTACAGGGTCCGCTGAGTAAATACCTCTTCAACGTCTCCACGGCAGCAGAGCAATGCAGCAAGACCTTGTGTGGTTCTCACGGCCGCTGTCTGCGCAAAAATCCAGACAGTGATGTTTACTTGCATCTGAACTCCGGATCCCACAGTATCACCAGGGTGGAAGGCAAGCTGACAGTCACCGGTGAAGCGGCGACGACGAGTTTTCAAACTGATTTTCAGTGCCAGTGCTACAGCGGCTATCAGGGAGAGGGCTGCGATCAGACGGACCCTCTACACCAGAGAGGGACGGCCACTCAATCTATGGCATCAGCACTGCAATGTGTGATCTTACTGATTATCTCTCTGATCCTCTGCTAA
- the tusc2a gene encoding tumor suppressor 2, mitochondrial calcium regulator a: protein MGGSGSKAKGVWPFSGSGAGGDSASDGNEQSLARLKGSRNATPFVFTRRSSLYYDEDGDLAHEFYEETVVTKNGRKKSKLKRIQKNLIPQGIIKLDHPCIHVDFPIVLCEV, encoded by the exons ATGGGAGGAAGTGGATCCAAAGCCAAAGGAGTCTGGCCTTTCTCAGGCAGTGGAGCTGGAGGTGATTCAGCCAGTGATGGGAACGAGCAGTCTTTGGCCCGTCTCAAAGGTTCAAGAAATGCAACACCATTTGTTTTTACCAGGAGGAG TTCTTTATACTACGATGAGGACGGTGACCTTGCCCATGAATTCTATGAGGAGACAGTGGTGACAAAAAATGGTAGAAAAAAATCCAAGTTGAAGAGGATCCAGAAAAATTTGATTCCACAG GGAATCATAAAGCTCGACCACCCCTGTATACATGTAGATTTCCCCATCGTCCTCTGTGAGGTGTGA